The sequence below is a genomic window from Humulus lupulus chromosome 3, drHumLupu1.1, whole genome shotgun sequence.
AATCCTTGGATTTTTGTCAAAACGGTAGTTGTTTTATCTGACAAATGTCCAAAAACAATAACAGAGTCCTTGTTGGTGAGAGAGTGGATGACCAATGTAACAGTGAATAATCAAAGCCAAAATCTCAATAAGAAATTAACATGTATAATATGTTGTTAATACCATGTGCTTACAATGGACAAAAATTTGAAACTTAAACGATTTTGgacattttacaaaataaaaaaaattacaatgtgCTTCCTCCTAGATTGAGTCAGTATGTTAGTATCTTTCATTTCAAAatcttttctatataataagtgtatagATAACGAAAAGTtttggttttaagggttttttattttttaatgttaactttaacggatattcttatatttaacagaaaattcttatatttaagggtaacttaaataaaataaaaggaataattaaaaaaattaaaaaaagatatttttgagatattttacaatgataattatttttaaataataaataattaaacaaattaaaatatgatatttttgagatattttaccatgataattattttaaaataataaataattaaacaaattaaaatataatattttaaagatattttacaataataattatttaaaaataataaaatcatacgttctataacttaaataaaatttaattaaacttaaaatcacCTATTAggataatatcatattaaacatataatataatctactgtcaattagtaataaattactttttaaaaaaaattagcaagaaacttaaatttaaaattcaatgtataatatttaatattacattaaacatataatatataatctcttgttgtcactcctaaattcaaaaattataacaaacgtaaacttaaataaaaataaataaattattaattaaaatacgatatttatttgaaatttatatgacattaatataaatttaataaaaataattaataaattctataaataaaactaaacaaacgtgcatattgcacgttgtttgtatctagtatatatatatatatgggacaatcttaatggttactacttatggatgattactttaatattaatcgtTAGATTAAGATCAgttatccatatttatagttgttaattaatatttctaaaaataaatttgattttttaaatttttttggaaaTGTTACTTGATTACATGGCGATCAcatacttattaaattaaataattaaaaaaatcttatttaaacattatatatgaaaattcgaaattaatgtagaaaataAATCTTTACTTGTTGGTGATTTACTATACCAcatcactatgttgccacatcatcataattgttagtgtctatccatgggtagtaaccattaagaagtcttacatatatatatataatttttcttaGGTAGGGGAGAATTGTGCAAAAATATTTGCAAACCGCCAAACCAAACCGAAAAAACCGACAAAAAATGCAACTCTGATAAAAATTCAAACCATCAAACTATTATATTGGGTAGTTTGTGAATTATATCAACCCGCCCAACTATTATAACTCAAATAAACCAATTaagagtttttttttcatttatacatACATGTATTACGTATATTATTAcatattgtttttaaatttttaacaatgaatttaGAATAATATTTTAAAGTTCAATTTAGAATAATATGTCTATGTTTGGAAGATGTATACTATACTTTTAGTTTGTTGAATCTAATTATTTGAACATTTAATAAAAAACCTTAAGATTGGTTTGAGCGGGTTAACTCGACCAAACCGCCTAAAACATTGGACGggttaaacattttttttcttcttagttGGAGGGGTTAGAGTTTGATTTTTGCAACCCGATTTTTACATTAAgttgattaaaatatgttataaccCAACCAAAACAATCGATGAACATCTCTAGGGGCATCACTTTTGCATATTTTCTATTTTCAGtacttggagaaattataactcttttttttttgtatgatgaCGTACACTATACTTATAACAGAAAACCCGACAAATtttgagaaattctgaataatatATGGTGCcaaaatcagagttcaaacaatCAGTTACAATCATGCTTGATTTTTTTTGCGTGTGAATAGACAGTTTGAACTCTGATTTTgccactgtaaattattcagaatttacTGAAAATTGTCAAAATACCTAGTATAATTCTCATGTTCGCTGtcactaaaaaaaaattgagttattAGAGGCAAAACTAATGCCCTAAAGCTCCCATAAATATATGTGTTATTATCTAAAATCTAAAGAGTCTAGTAGGTGAAGCAGTACGATTTAACTGTGGTTTCACCATAACACAACTGAAAAGTTAGAGtcggatcaccatttgtggtggTATGATTGGAAGAGTAGCACCTGCTATGATTTTTCTATTGACATCTCGTGTTTGATTCTCAATAATTGTTGTAttgaaatattattataattttttttataaccatGCTAAAATAAGAACATCGAGCATTTCTAATGAAATGTTAAAAATGTAGTGGATAATTATATTTAGCatattttagtaaaaatatcACTTTAATAGTGTTATAAAAAGTATGTCAAATTTGACATATGCTAAAAGTGTGAaaaatttggcacaaaaaataATACGAGTCAAATTTGgtacaataataaatattaattttttatttactatattattattaatttattaattaacaattaatgaCTAACCATATTACttcttttattcatttttttacaatataaaataaaaaattaataattttgtatattatcaataaatattaaataaattgttGACTTTTTTTAGCTAATTTATAATTTGGGCATTGAAGTACAATTGTAAATGTTGAGTCAAATATAACATTGACTcattttttgtgccaaatttaaTACAAAATTTACATCTTGCATTGGAGATAGTCTTAGGACAAcatcaatctttttttttttggttgaaaaaaTTATACCTTATTTCAACTTTTAGATTTTACTACAACATAAAAAATTTCATTAGATTTTTttgttcattatttttatttaaatggctTATATCATTTTGAGTCCTTAtattttatgttaatttcatAATGGATCctctgttttaaaaaatatattttcgaatcttatgttttataaaatagttaaaaATGGTTATGTGAATTTGAATTcaatcaaaatatttttaaatacaacCTCATAAAGATTAATGTCGGTTACAAATCTACATATTTTCCAAGTCAATAAAATAAAGTCCGaggacaaattttttttttttgacaaaattctGATTcaaatgacaaaatacaatatctaacaatgtatttttaaaaaaataaagagtaCTACATGGTACTAAACTAAAACAAAGGAACCAAAATGATACTGacctttatttaaaatttaaatccctTTAAAAAGTTAATgaatacacttttttttttttttcaaaatcctTTTTGATAGTTTTTTCTGTTTGAAAAAACTGCCTTATCTTGAGGGAGATGATGCCGCTATAGAATTCCTCATGTTCATCATTAGAGAAAAGCTTTCAAGAAATAAATACAATTTTATAGCCAGTCTGagcaaaaaagaaaaggaaagccaTAGCCAGACAACAAGATTGGTTGTACTTCAAATCAAAGTAGCCAACTGAGCAACCAATTATCAATGATGCTCTCTCATGGAAAACttaactaaaaaataaataaaatgctcCAATGATACATCTCTGTGGTCTGCCAGAGGAGAGTTGAGTGGAAGATATCGCCTTGCACTTGTCAGTCATCTAGTAGTCACTAAATTTTGGGACTGTATCCACAAATAGTCAAAgaaataagaaaaatataatgGAGAAGCTTGAAACTTTTTATATCTAGAAAATCACAAAATAGTCATGTAgaatatatatagaaaaataatatgaaaaaaagaaaagaaagagagatgTGAATGTGCTTCAGAATCAAATCCTTCTATATCCCTTTACACTCACAATCTGCCAAAAGGGTTCTTCACATGTCTTTGTTTTGTAGTTAAAAAAGAAATGATTTCACCTCTCTGATTACGCACAGTTGGTTGGTCCTACCCGGCAAAAACTCACGGGCTCATTAGGTGTGTATACAGAAAATGTCTTCCCCAACTATATAGTTTTTTACTTTGGCATAGTCTTATATTCaaaacacacacacaaaaaaaaaaccttattccCCACTTCATGGATTCaattattttctttcttcttcttgttgtTGTTACAACATCTTTGTTTTCACAATCACTTGCTAGACCAGCTCGATCATCAACTACACATTATGCCACTCGAATCACTGTTGTAGGAGCTGTTTATTGTGATACTTGCTCAAAAAATGCTTTTACTAAACACAGCTTCTTCCTTCCaggtaattataataatatatacacTAGTTGTTTGAATTTACACTAAGCCACTTTGAGGGTCGTTTAGTCAAGTAATGTTTTATTTGTTGTTGAAATGATCAGGTGTGGATGTTCAAATAAGATGCAAGTTCAAAGTAAACTCGCCCAAATCAGCAGAACAAGTGAACTTCTTAGCTAACAAAACCACAGACAGATATGGAGTGTACAAGTTGGATATACCATCAGTAGATGGGGTCAACTGCATGAATGGTTTGTCAATGGTGTCAATGTGCCAAGCAAGTCTCACTGGGACCTCCTCTTCACTATGTAATGTGCCTGTTTTAAGGACCTCATCAGATGAGATATCAATCAAGTCAGAACAAGATAATCTCTGCATATACAGCTTGAATGCACTGAGTTATAAGCCATCTAACAGGAACACCACCCTGTGTGGAGTTAGGAGGAAAGAAGACTTGGTAGCTTCTTCTTTGAACTCTTCAAAGTGCTTTCTCCCATGGCCACCTTTACCTCAATTCAAATTCCCTCCATTACCTTTTCCAACCTTGCCATGGCCATGGCCATTCCAAGATTCCCCATCTCTGTTTTCGCCGCCGCCTATGCCTTCGCCGCCTGCATTCAGCCTCACAGATCCCAGAACTTGGATACCATTTTTTTCCCCCTCACCTCCAGATAGACCTCAGAACCAAAACCCTTAGTATTATTACCATCATCattctcattattattattattgtttttttcacTTATTTATTTTCCATATTTGTCTCCAAAATAACTATGTTCAACTGTTTATTATTATGCAAGTGACTGTGAGTGCTGGGATAATTGTTGATTGATGCttataaacaattaaacaaacaaTATATAAGCATATTCCATTTTGTTATTAAGGTTAGTAATAAATTTGTGtacaaattatatttaatttcaaTGTATATTGAAGCATATTTTATTCATCCTACCACTGCAAAAACATGTTTCATCTTACCCTTCAATTTCAGAAAGATGATTTTTTTCTCACGTGTTACATAGTATGAAACAAAATCAATTAAGGTAAAGAAAAGTGATATCTTCGATCACTATTTAACACTCAACACTGTAGATAAAGTAAGCTTCTGGCAATGAAAACAGTTTCTTCTTTCAGTATACTATAGCTTGTTTTGGGGCTATTCatcttatgaaaaaaataattGTGACGATATTTATCTTTGGTAACTTTTGCTACCCaaaactttattttttatttttttttaaaaataacttcAACCTTCTACAGATGACCTTATAATTGTTAGAGGAAAAATCTGCTACCTAGAGGATCAAGAATTCATGAcatgattaattaaatatataggaAATTTTTACGGTAGGGGCTAGAGCTCTTTTGTGTTCTCAATTCGTAAATaattttcggcgtgattttttttatgatcgtatatgttgtagttatttagagcatttgtcaaattttcagaaaattctaaataatttacagtgccaaaaatTAGTTGAAAAACATGTTGCACGCAtggctgattttttttttatgtgtgtggaaaataacatgtttgaacctagtttttggcaatgtaaattattcatacttttctgaaaatttgcaggagaCTCTAAATAAgtacaatatacacaatcataaaaaaaaatcgcaccgaaaactattcacgagtcgAAAATACAAAAAAGCCTAACCGGTGgggctctttttgaagcccctacCATAGAATCCtcatctctctctatatatatcttctatataaaaaatgtgtagataacggaaattcttagttttaacggtttattttgttaactttaaatatttaatagaatatacctttaaaactaactaaaaatatatatttattaattacaataatataaattcaaatattataataatattaaatgtaagactacatatataataattatattaatataaattaaatttcaaatattataaaatatcattgttatccccaaatatttatatttaatgacATGGCAATTGGATAGACACGTGTCGATTGATAACACACTCTTATcaatgtgttgactaaagaatTGTAACGGTTGGATGTTGACCtgtggagttgtgatattactggtcaagAAATAGATTTAGTTGACCAGTGATGTGTCATGCCCAACCAGTAATGttccatgcccgaccagtggtgtgatttGCCATGCCTGACCAGAGATGTGACATTCCCGACCAGCGGTGTGATTTTCCATgcccgaccggtggtgtgccatgtccgaccagtggtgtgatttgccatgctcgaccagtggtgtgccatggccgaccagtggtgtgatttgccatgcccgactagtggtgtgccatgccgaccggtggtgtgccatgtccgaccagtggtgtgatttGCCATGCCCGAACAGTGGTGTGACATGCCCGACCGGTGGTGTGCTTTGGCCGACTGGTGagttgttttggccgaccagtcacttcggggatggatttggtcggtcGACGGATCAGAATCTTAGAAGTTAtcgtctagtgactcttcagtaaagcctcagtaacaacttcaacccgaatcattcgcaACTACcgcaggaatctctcagatatcccggaataatagttatattgttgtaatttgaatttatttgtattttattaattaaagttggttgaaacaaccaaggaccccctCAAAACGGGACATTTCTCATGTAcaatccttgagcctataaataaatggctcataaCATCATTTacggggatctgatctttttgagactgggagactctctaattttgagactttgagattgttacttggggcattctgggGGGCTTTTCTGAGAGagcatagagagagagagaaagcttgtattctctagagagagaaactctgtattttttctacttacacttaagaaactcagttggctcaggctcatctgatcttaagtgtaggctaaatatatcacaactccaagtggattaggctattactaacAAATTAGGGTTGAATCACTGTAAAAACTATTGGTATca
It includes:
- the LOC133822429 gene encoding leucine-rich repeat extensin-like protein 6 — encoded protein: MDSIIFFLLLVVVTTSLFSQSLARPARSSTTHYATRITVVGAVYCDTCSKNAFTKHSFFLPGVDVQIRCKFKVNSPKSAEQVNFLANKTTDRYGVYKLDIPSVDGVNCMNGLSMVSMCQASLTGTSSSLCNVPVLRTSSDEISIKSEQDNLCIYSLNALSYKPSNRNTTLCGVRRKEDLVASSLNSSKCFLPWPPLPQFKFPPLPFPTLPWPWPFQDSPSLFSPPPMPSPPAFSLTDPRTWIPFFSPSPPDRPQNQNP